The window TCATTTTCTTATACATCTGATGGCATTGAATATAAGCTACTATCTGAAGACGAAGTAAAGAATCTCAAAATAAGTAGAGGTACCCTGACAGAAGAGGAATTTGCAGTTATGAAAGATCATGCACAGGTTACATGGGAAATGCTTTCACCTCTTCCATTACCAAAGAAGTATGAAAATGTACCCCTTTTTGCTGCATCTCACCATGAAAGACTTGATGGTGGAGGTTATCCAAACAGACTCCCAGAAAATAAAATACCCCTTCAAGCACGTATAATAGCTGTGGCAGATGTTTACGAAGCTCTTTTAAGTGAGCGTCCATACAAAAAAGGAAAAAAACTAAGTGAAGCATTGACCATCATGGCACATATGGTTCTTGAAAATAAATTGGATTGGACCGTTTTAGAAATCCTCTTAGATTCGGAATTGTATCTAACATTTGCACAGAAAATAGCAAAACCTGACCAGATCGATGAAGTGTCCTTAAAAGATATAAAAAAGATATACCATAAATTAGACTGAATATAAATATTTAGTATTTTTTGTAGTATTAAAGGAGTAATATGAAAGAACTTCAAATATCAATTTTATATGTAGAAGATGAACATATCATTCTTCAATCAGTAAAAGATATGCTTGAGGGTAAAGTCAGGAATCTTTATCTAGCGATGAGTGCCGAGGAAGCCCTGGATCTCTTTAAAAAACATAAACCAGATGTGGTGATCACAGATATTAAAATGCCCGGTATGGATGGGCTTGAATTACTACGCGAGATCAAGAAAATTAAACTCGACACAAAACTTGTCGTGTTAACAGCGTTCGGAAAAAGGAATTATCTCATGGATGCAATTTCCATAGGCGTAGATAAGTTTATTCTCAAGCCCGTTGAAGAGGATTTCTATTATAAAGAACTCCAGGACCTTTCCAGATCGATCAAGCTTGAAAAACAACTCAGGCTTGAAGAGGAGCGAAGGAGAAAGGCACAGAAAGAGCTAGAAGAAGCTAATAAACGATTAAGTAAATTAGCACGAACAGATCCTTTGACTGGACTATCAAATAGAAGAGATATATATGAGAAAATAGAGTATGAGATAAAACGTTTTGAGAGAAATAATATTCCCTTTTCCATAGTGATCGGAGATATTGATGATTTTAAGGATGTGAATGATAATCTTGGCCATGATGCTGGTGATTTTGTTCTCTTCTCCATAGCTCGGCATATACGTTCAATGCTCAGAAAACAGGATGTTGTTGGACGATGGGGCGGAGAAGAATTTATACTTATGCTGCCAAACACAAACCTGGAAGGTGCCAAGATCATAACTGAAAGAGTTCGGAAGTCGATTAAAGAAAAAGTTATTCAATATAAAGAGAATGATGTTTCAATAACAATTACCTTCGGAATTTCAGTGTTTGATGAAATGGAGCCAATCAACGATTGCATAAAAAAATCAGATACTGCATTATATAAAGGGAAAAAGGAAGGGAAGAACTGTGTGACAGTTTGATAAATTATTATAATAAATATATATTACTATTAAAATCAGCATATTATAAAAAAACTTGACGCTCCTCCAGACCAGCTTACCTTTTTGTTCAAATTTTTTTGAATAAAAAAATAATTCATGAAAGCAAGAAGAAAATGACCAAAAAAATACTCCCATTTCTCGTTTTTACTATCATACTGTTTGCAGGTTGTGCTGACTTTCTTGAACCTATTATTTATCCCGGGGAATTAATTATTAAAGCAATCATTCCTACAAATGGCTTTGCAAGGGATGTGTTTGTATCAGAAGAATTCATATTTATTGCAGAAGATCAAGCAGGTTTCTCGATCTATGATAAGGCAACAGATTCACTCCTTGTGCAGTATTATGGGAATATCGAGAATGCCAGGCTTATTCAGGCAATCGATGATATTAATCAGGTTTTTGTATACGACAGATACGGTAGCCCAGCTGCTATCATGGTTTATGATTATACCGACCCGAAAAATCCAGTTGAACTACCACCTGTAACTGGCCAGACGGCAAGCATAGAAGATCTCAAATGTGTGCTACGGGCAGATAATAGCGTCGATGTTCTTTGGACACATGCAAATAGCTATCAATATGGAAATTACAATAACATTTGGTTAGGATCCTATGCATATGATTTTCCCAATGCTATTGAAGGTTTTGATATACGTGATACATTATTATTTGTAAGTGGTGAACAGAGAGGGTTGTATATCACCAACCGAAATAATGGCACGATCATCAGTGAAGTGAATACACCCGGAACTGCTGTAGATGTAAAAGTATATGAGAACTATGCCTATGTCGCAGATAAAGAATACGGAATATCTGTAATCGATATCTCCGATATTACACAACCTGAACTTGTTTTCAATTATGACACTTCAGGTTATGCACAAAGATTAGATGTCGATGGAGATTTTCTTATTCTTGCTTCTGGAGGTGGAGGTGTGTATCTGTTTGATATTTCAAACAGAGAACATCCTGAATTTTCCGATCGATGGGATGATTCAGATATTGGATATACGTATGATGTGGAATTTTATGATGGAGAAGTTTTTGTCTCAACCCGTGAGGGTGTGTATCGTATGTCAATTGTATTAAAAAATTAATAATTAGAGGATATAATGAAAAGATTCCTTTTAGTAATTTTGTTTAGTCTTACTATTCTCTCTCTTTCTTACGCTGGATCATTTGAAACTGTTGCTCTATCACAGGATGAAAATGTAATGAAGTGTCAATTCTCAGATTTATCAACCTCGGAGTTACAGTTTGAACTACCGGAATTTAAGCAATACTTGCATTATGAAAAAGATGCTGACTATCTTCAAATCTCGATCCCTTCAGAAGGTTCACTTGTTCTAGAAGGATATCCAGATCTCCCTGTAATAAGCAGACTGATCGCCATTCCTCCCCAGGGCAATGTAAATTTTGAGATTCGTAATATCTATGAAGAGGTGATTTCCAATGTAGAAATTTATCCTTATCAGGGAGAAAATAGAACCGTTGAAAGTCTCCTGAAAAATAAGCAAGTATACAACGGAACCGAACCATATCCTTTGGAGATTATTACTTTATCAGAACCACAGATACTTCGAGATCTCAGGTTGGTAAGAGTTACTATACAGCCATTTCAATATTTTCCAGCAACCAAGGAACTGCGCATCATAAAAAGCGCTGATGTTGAAGTTACGACTACAGGAAATGGTGGAACTAATGCTAAGACTTCTCAAAGAAAGATTTCACGATTCTTTGAACCGATATATAAGTCAATGGTTCTGAACTACGAACAGGTATTACCTGAAGTTGAATACCAGGAACCATGCTATCTTTTTATTTATCCGAATGATACGACTGTTCAAGCATATATGAACTATATTACTGACTGGAAGCATCAAAAGGGATTTCGTGTCGAAACAACCGACCTCGCTCACACTGGTACGAGCTCTTCTCAAATAAAAACCTTTATTCAAAATGCCTATAATACTTGGGCTTATCCTCCAGAGTTTATATGTCTTGTTGGTGATGCAGACGGTTCATATAATATTCCTACAAGTTATTATTCAAGCGGTGAGGGAGATCAATATTATACTCTTCTCGAGGGTAACGATATACTAGCAGATGTTATAATCGGAAGACTTTCTTTTAACTCTCTCCTGGAGTTACAAACAATCATTGCTAAAATTCTAAATTATGAAAAGACTCCTTATATGGCAAGCACAGACTGGTATACAAGGGCTCTTCTCGTTGGTGATCCTTCAACATCAGGTCCTTCATGTGTTTCTACATGCAAATTTGTAAAAGAAGTAATGCAAAATTATTCAAACGAGTTTACTTATGATGAAGTGTATTCTAATCCCTTTGTTTCAGGTATTGCTAATTCGATTAATAATGGAGTAAGTTACTTTCATTATCGGGGATATTATGGCATGAGTCAATGGGATAATACTGATATTTCAAACCTCTCAAACGGTTTTCTTTTGCCATTTGCTGTCTTTCCTACCTGTGGAACAGGAGATTTTGATGGCACAACCGGTCGTTCTGAATATTTTTTGAAAGTTGGTTCACCAAGTACGCCGAAAGGTGCTATTGCGGCAATCGGTACGTCAACCTTAAGCACTCATACTTGTTTTAATAATACAGTATCAGCTGGTGTTTTTAATGGAGTTTTCAGAGACCATATTTTCAATCCTGGTGGGGCTTTAGTTCGTTCAAAACTTAGTTTGTATAATAGTTATCCAACCAATCCAAATAACTGGGTAAACTGCTTCTCATACTGGAATAATCTTATGGGAGACCCAGGAATGGAACTTTGGACAACCGTACCGATTCAAATGGTGGTAACACATCCATCTTCCATTCCAATTGGAACAAATAATATCGAGGTAGTGGTTAAAAATTCATTTGGTTTTCCGTTATCGAATGCATGGGTAACAATCCTGCAGGAAAATGACACAATTTTTGAAAGCGGTTATACTGATTCATATGGTAAAATTGTACTTCCAATTAGTACTACCAATACCGATGATGTTACCATTACTGTAACAAAACATGACCATATACCTTATATCTCTGATTTCAGCATCGGACAAGAAGATAATTTTGCAAGCATCTCAGATATTGAAATCGATGATGATAATAGCGGCTCATCATCAGGAAACAGCGATCATCTCTTGAATCCTGGTGAAGAAGTTGAATTGGTCATTAGCTTGAAAAATCACGGAAACTACTCACTTCATAATGTCACTGCTACTCTTGAAACTGATGCTGCTGGTGTTACTATTACAGATAATACAGAAGAATATGGAACCATCAATGTCGGACAAGTAGTTGCCAGCACTGATGATTTTGATATTTCTATAGCTGAGGATGTTTTAGGGAATACAGAGGTGACATTTGAGCTTCTGATAACTGACAGTGCTTCTAACCAATGGACAGATTGGTTTACACTGCCGATATTAGGTGCGAACCTTGATTTTTATGATTATACGATAATTGATGGCAATGACGGCATCCTCGATCCCGGTGAAACTGCTCAATTGATCGTGACATTGAAAAATTCGGGATCTGTTAGCGCATATTCTATTGACGGGTATCTGCATAGCGATGATGACAATATTGTTCTTAATGATAGTCTTGGATTCTGGGGTGTCGTATACTCTAATGATACTGCAACAAATAATAGTAATACTTTCGAAGTATTTGCGAACACGCAGGTAATACCGGGAAGTCAATATAATCTACCGCTTCATCTTACCAATACAGATGGCTATGATGAAGTAGTCCAGGTATCTCTCGAGGTAGGAGTTGTCGATGTTGGCGATCCGCTTGGACCTGATAAGTACGGCTATTACTGTTACGATGATGGGGATACGGATTACAGTATAGCTCCATTATATTTTTGGATAGAAATCGATCCGGATCTTGGGGGAAATGGCACCGCGTTAAACTTGTATGATTCCGGTGATGATGGAGATATTGCTACAATAGATATTCCTTTCACCTTTACCTTTTATGGTCGATTCTATCATACAATAACTATATGCACAAATGGCTGGATTGCGCCAGGCAGCAGCGAAGAGTTTGCTTTCATGAACAGACCCGTTCCTGAATCACTCGGACCGTCACCCATGATTGCTGCATTTTGGGATGACCTGAGAACAACAAGCAGCAGTGATGTTTGCTATTACTATGATTCTAATTCGCATTATTTCGTTGTAGAATGGTCACATATGAACAATGATTATGATAACTCAGAAGAAACATTTGAAGTTATTTTATACGATCCTGCCTATTATCCAACTCCGACTGGTGACTCAGAAATACTTGTACAGTATAAAATATTTAATAATGTCAATGCAGGTTACTATTCTGGTGGTTATATCAATCATGGAGAGTATTCAACGATAGGTTTGGAAGATCATAGTGGACTGGTTGGTCTGCAATATAGCTTCTGCAATATCTATCCCCCTGCTGCAAGAACACTCACAAATGAATCAGCAATTCTCTTTACAACTCGTGGATCTGAAATTCTCGATCCGCCAGTTGCAAATGTAACTCCTTTACAGTTTGAATTTGACCTTGATCAAGGGCAGGTAGGACATGATGAACTCTCAATCTCGAATCTCGGAGAATCTAATCTGATCTATTCTATCGAAAAAGATTATAATACTGAGCGCGATGCAGGTGGACCGGATAGTTATGGTTATATGTGGTCAGATTCCAACGAACCCGGCGGACCTGTTTATGAATGGATTGATATCAGTGGAATTGGCACAGAAGTTTCTTTTAGTCATAATGATGTTGCATCAGGTCCCTTTGATATTGGATTCGATTTTGACTTCTATGGTGAAACTTATGATGAGTTTATTTTAAGTCCCAATGGATGGATCGGATTTGGTAATGATTGGGATGATTATCATAACTATTCAATTCCAAGAAATGATGCTCCAAAACCTGCGATTTTTGGTTTCTGGGATGATCTCGATCCTCTGCAGGGTGGTGATGTATACTATTATTCCGATGGTACAGAAAACCTTATCATCTGGTTTGATCATGTCATACATTTTCCAGGTAATACAAACGGAACATATGATTTTCAGATCATAATCTCAAGCGACAATACGATAAAATACCAGTATAGAACTCTCAGCGGGACAATCACAAGCTGTACTGTCGGTATTCAAAACGGAACAGGCTCGGTAGGATTAGAAGTCGTCTACAATGGTAACTACCTTCAAAATAATCTTGCAGTAGAGTTCTACAGAGTAATCGATTGGCTCAGCGTGTCTCCTTCGAGTGGAATCGT of the Candidatus Cloacimonadota bacterium genome contains:
- a CDS encoding diguanylate cyclase, whose amino-acid sequence is MKELQISILYVEDEHIILQSVKDMLEGKVRNLYLAMSAEEALDLFKKHKPDVVITDIKMPGMDGLELLREIKKIKLDTKLVVLTAFGKRNYLMDAISIGVDKFILKPVEEDFYYKELQDLSRSIKLEKQLRLEEERRRKAQKELEEANKRLSKLARTDPLTGLSNRRDIYEKIEYEIKRFERNNIPFSIVIGDIDDFKDVNDNLGHDAGDFVLFSIARHIRSMLRKQDVVGRWGGEEFILMLPNTNLEGAKIITERVRKSIKEKVIQYKENDVSITITFGISVFDEMEPINDCIKKSDTALYKGKKEGKNCVTV